A stretch of the Notamacropus eugenii isolate mMacEug1 chromosome 2, mMacEug1.pri_v2, whole genome shotgun sequence genome encodes the following:
- the LOC140523941 gene encoding histone H4 has protein sequence MSGRGKGGKGLGKGGAKRHRKVLRDNIQGITKPAIRRLARRGGVKRISGLIYEETRGVLKVFLENVIRDAVTYTEHAKRKTVTAMDVVYALKRQGRTLYGFGG, from the coding sequence ATGTCTGGGCGAGGGAAAGGAGGTAAGGGGCTGGGCAAAGGGGGTGCCAAGCGGCACAGGAAGGTGCTCCGCGATAACATCCAGGGCATCACCAAGCCTGCCATCCGTCGTCTGGCTCGGCGCGGCGGCGTCAAGCGTATCTCGGGGCTCATCTACGAGGAGACCCGCGGCGTGCTGAAGGTGTTCCTGGAGAACGTGATCCGGGACGCCGTCACTTACACCGAGCACGCTAAGAGGAAGACGGTCACTGCCATGGACGTGGTCTACGCGCTCAAGCGCCAGGGCCGAACCCTCTACGGCTTCGGCGGCTAA